In Achromobacter pestifer, the DNA window GGCGCGCTTCGGCGAAGCCCGCGTCAGCCTGCCTGGCGGCTGCAGCATCGGCCAGCGCCCGGTGGACCAGCACATCAAGGGCCTGGCCGCGCTGGGCGCCGAAATCAGCATCGAACACGGCTTCGTGGTGGCGCGCGCCAAGCGCCTGAAGGGCGCCTCCGTGCGCACCGACATGGTCACCGTCACCGGCACCGAAAACCTGCTGATGGCCGCGGTGCTGGCCGACGGCCGGACCGTGCTGGAAAACGCCGCCTGCGAACCCGAAGTGGTGGACCTGGCCGAACTGCTCATCAAGATGGGCGCGCGCATCCAGGGCCACGGCACCAGCCGCATCGTGATCGACGGCGTGGAGCGCCTGCACGGCGCCGAACACCGCGTCATCTCCGACCGCATCGAAGCCGGCACCTTCCTGTGCGCCGTCGGCGCGGCGGGCGGCGACATCGTCCTGCACAATACGGACGCGGACATCCTCGGCGCCACCCTGGGCAAGCTGACCGAAGCCGGCCTCACCATCGAGACCGGCCCCGACTGGATCCGCTGCGCCATGTCCTCGCGCCCGCGCGCCGTGGGCTTTCGCACCCTGGAATACCCGGGCTTCGCCACCGACATGCAGGCCCAGGTCATGGCGCTGAACGCCGTGGCCGAAGGCACCTCGGTCGTCGTCGAAACCATCTTTGAAAACCGCTACATGCACGTGCAGGAACTGCGCCGCATGGGCGCGGACATCGACATCGACGGCCACACCGCCATCGTGCGCGGCGTGCCGAAGCTGTCGGGCGCCACCGTCATGGCCACCGATCTGCGCGCCTCGGCCAGCCTGGTCATCGCCGGCCTCGCGGCCGAAGGCGAAACCCTGGTCGACCGCATCTACCACCTGGACCGCGGCTACGACCAGATGGAAGTGAAACTGCGCGCCCTGGGCGCGAACATCCAACGCGTCACCAAGGAACAGGCATGAACGATGCCACCGTCGCCCCCCCCTTGACCCTCGCACTGTCCAAAGGGCGCATCTTCGAAGAGACCATGCCCCTGCTGGCCGAGGCCGGCATCGAGGTCCCCGAGAATCCCGAAAGCTCGCGCAAGCTGATCCTGCCCACCAGCGATCCCGGCCTGCGGCTGATCATCGTGCGCGCCTCGGACGTGCCCACCTACGTGCAGTACGGCGCGGCCGACCTCGGCATCGCGGGCAAGGACGTGCTCATCGAGCACGCCAAGGAACAGCCCGGCGGCCTGTACCAGCCGATCGACCTGAACATCGCCAAATGCCGCCTGGCCGTGGCCGTGCGCAAGGGCTTCGACTACGAAGGCGCGGTCCACCAGGGCGCGCGCCTGCGCGTGGCGACCAAGTACGTGCAGTCAGCCCGTGAACACTTCGCGGCCAAGGGTGTGTACGTGGACATCATCAAGCTGTATGGTTCGATGGAACTGGCGCCGCTGGTGGGCCTGGCCGACTGCATCGTGGACCTGGTGTCCACCGGCGGCACCCTGCGCGCCAACGACCTGGTCGCGGTGGAAGACATCATGCCGATTTCCTCGCGCCTGATCGTCAACCAGGCCGCGCTGAAAACCCGCGGCGCCCGCCTGCAACCGCTGCTGGACGCCTTCGAGAGAGCCGCCTCCCGCAACGCCTGACCCTCGCCCGCCGCGACGCCGCGGCGGCCGTTACCTGCTTGCTGCATGACGCCATGGCCCTGATCAATCGTCTCGACTCCCGCGACCCCGGATTCAAATCCGCCCTGTCCACGCTGCTGGCCTTCGAAGCCGCCGAGGACGAATCCATCGACCGCGCCGCGGCCGGCATCCTGGCCGACGTGCGCGCCCGCGGCGACGCCGCGCTGGTGGAATACACGCAGCGCTTTGACCGCATCCCCGGCGCATCGGCGCAGACGCTGGAGATCCCCAAGGCTGACTGGCAGGCGGCCCTGGCCGCGCTGCCCGCCGCCCAGCGCAATGCCCTGGAAGCCGCCGCCGACCGCGTGCGCAGCTACCACGAACGCCAGCGCGCCGAGACCTGGACCTATACGGACGCCGACGGCACCATGCTGGGCCAGCAGGTGACCCCACTGGACCGCGTGGGCCTGTACGTGCCCGGCGGCAAGGCCGCCTATCCGTCCTCGGTGCTGATGAACGCCATCCCGGCCAAGGTCGCGGGCGTGCAGGAACTGATCATGGTCACGCCCACGCCCGACGGCGTGCGCAACCCCATCGTGCTGGCCGCCGCGGCGATTGCCGGCGTCGACCGCGTCTTCGCCATCGGCGGCGCGCAGGCCGTGGGCGCGCTGGCCTACGGCACCGCCACCGTGCCGGCCGTGGACAAGATCGTCGGCCCGGGCAACGCCTACGTCGCCGCCGCCAAGCGCCGCGTGTTCGGCGTGGTCGGCATCGACATGATCGCCGGCCCCAGCGAAATCCTGGTCATCTGCGACGGCAAGACGCCGGCCGACTGGATCGCCATGGACCTGTTCTCACAGGCCGAGCACGACGAGCTCGCCCAATCCATCCTGCTGTGCCCGGACGCCGCCTTCATCGAAGAAGTGCAGGCCTCGATCGAGCGCCTGCTGCCCACCATGCCGCGCGCCGACATCCTGCGCGTCAGCCTGGCCAACCGCGGCGCGCTGATCCTGGTCCGAGACCTCGAAGAAGCCTGCCGGATCGCCAACGACATCGCGCCCGAGCACCTCGAGATCTCCACCGAGCACCCCGAGAAATGGACCGCGCAGATCCGCCACGCCGGCGCGATCTTCATGGGCCGCTTCAGCTCCGAATCGCTGGGTGACTACTGCGCCGGCCCCAACCACGTGCTGCCGACCTCGCGCACGGCCCGCTTTTCCTCGCCGCTGGGCGTCTATGACTTCCAGAAACGCTCCAGCCTGATCCAGGTTTCGCACCAGGGCGCCCAGAAGCTGGGCCGCATCGCCGCCGAACTGGCGCTGGGCGAGGGCCTGCAGGCGCATGCCGCCAGCGCCCAGTACCGGATCGACCAGCCATGAGCCTGCTGGGCCGCATCGCCGGCACGGTCCGGGCGGACATCCGCGAACTGGCCGCCTACCCCGTGGCCAACGCCGAGGGCTGCATCAAGCTCGACGCCATGGAATGTCCCTACGAGCTGCCCGAGGCGGTGCGCGAGGACATCGCCCGCGCCGTGCGCGACACGCCGCTGAACCGCTATCCCGCGGCCGACTTGTCGGCGCTGCAAGCGGCCGTGAAAACGGCCTTCGGCGTGCCGGATGCAGCGGACGTGCTGTTCGGCAACGGCTCGGACGAACTCATCCACATCGTGGTGCAGGCCTGCTGCAATCCGGGCGACGCGGTGCTGTCGCCCTGGCCGTCGTTCGTCTATTTCGACATGGCCGCGCGCTTCGACCACGCCCGCTTCGTCGGCGTGCCGCTGACGGCCGACCTGACCCTGGATTTGCCGGCCATGCTGGCCGCCATCCGCGAACACCAGCCCAAGGTGGTGTTCCTGGCCGTGCCCAACAATCCCACCGGCGGCCTCTGGTCCGATGAGGACGTAGCGGCCATCATCGCCGCCGCCCCCGGCCTGGTGGTGCTGGACGAGGCCTACCAGCCCTTCGCCGACCGCACCTGGATGCCACAAGTGCTGGACGCGCCCAACGTGGTCGTCATGCGCACGGTCTCCAAGATCGGCCTGGCGGGCCTGCGCTTCGGCTACCTGGCCGGCCACCCGGCCTGGATCGCGGAACTGAACAAGGTCCGCCCGCCCTACAACCTGGACGTGCTGACCCAGGCCACGCTGTCGGCCGTGCTGCGCCACAAGCCGGTGCTGGACGCACAGGCCGCCCGCCTGCGCGCGGACCGCGAGCCGCTGGCCGCCGCCCTGGCCCAACTGCCCGGAGTGCGGGTATTCCCTTCCGCCGGAAACTTCGTTCTTGCCCGCTTTTCCGGCAAGCTGGACGGCAACGCCGTGCATCTTGCCCTGAAAACGCGCAAAATATTGATTCGCAACTTCTCCAACGCCCATCCGCTACTGGCCAACTGCCTGCGCATCTCGGTGGGCGCCCCGGCTGAAAACGCCGCCTTGCTATCCGCCCTGCAAGAGATTTTGAGTGCTTAACATGCGTACCGCTGAGATCACCCGCAACACCAACGAAACCCGCATCCGCGTGGCCGTCAATATCGACGGCACCGGCAAGCAGACGATCGACACTGGCGTGCCGTTCCTGGACCATATGCTGGACCAGATCGCGCGCCACGGCCTGATCGACCTCGACATCAAGGCGGAAGGCGACCTGCACATCGACGCGCACCACACGGTGGAAGACGTGGGCATCACGCTGGGCATGGCCATCGCCAAAGCAGTCGGCACCAAGGCCGGCCTGCGCCGCTACGGCCACGCCTACGTGCCGCTGGACGAAGCGCTGTCGCGCGTGGTGGTGGACTTCTCCGGCCGCCCGGGCCTGGAATACCACATCCCCTTCACCCGCGCCCGCATCGGCGACTTCGACGTGGATCTGACGCGCGAATTCTTCCAGGGCCTGGTCAACCACGCCCTGATCACGCTGCACATCGACAACCTGCGCGGCGTCAATGCCCACCACCAGGCGGAAACGGTCTTCAAGGCCTGTGGCCGCGCCCTGCGCATGGCCATGGAAGTCGATCCGCGCATGGGCGACGTCGTGCCCTCCACCAAGGGCGTGCTGTAACGTCCATCCACCCCGCAGCAGGCAGAGAGAAGTGACCACTATCGCCATCGTCGACTACGGAATGGGCAATTTCCATTCCGTCGCCCGCGCCCTGAAATACGCCGCCCCCGATGCCGACATCCGCATCTGCAGCCAGCCCCAGGAGATCGCCGCGGCCGACCGCGTCGTGTTTCCCGGCCAGGGCGCCATGGCGGACTGCATGCGCACCCTGAACGAATCCGGCCTGCGCGAGGCCGTCGTGCGCGCCGCGCGCGAGAAGCCCCTGCTGGGCGTCTGCGTGGGTGAACAGATGCTGTTCGATTCCAGCGAGGAAGGCGGCACCGCCTGCCTGGGCCTGTTCCGCGGCGTGGTGCGCCGCTTCTCGGGCCCGGGTTTCGCGGAACCGGTCAGCGGCGACGACGTAGCCTGCCTGGCCGATGCCGGCGCCGCCGGACTGGCCGACACCCGCCCCGAACGCCTCAAGGTCCCGCACATGGGATGGAACAAAGTGCGCCAGACGCGCTCTCATCCTATCTGGGCCGGCATTCCGGACGAAACGCACTTCTATTTCGTCCATAGCTACTACGCCGACCCGGAAGATCCGGACCTGACAGTTGGTGAAACCGAGTATGGCCTCGCCTTTACCTGCGCGGTGGCGGCGGCTAACATTTTCGCGGTGCAGTTTCACCCCGAAAAGAGCGCCGAGCACGGTTTGCGCCTGTATCGCAATTTTGTAGACTGGCAGCCGTAGGCCCCGTGCCCACGCCCGCCAGCCCTTTCAACCCATATATTTTTCGCTGCCCACCATGCTGCTGATCCCCGCCATCGATCTCAAAGACGGGCGCTGTGTGCGCCTGCGCCAGGGAGACCTGGACGATGCAACGGTGTTCTCTGAAGACCCTGCCGCCATGGCCACACGTTGGCTCGACCAAGGCGCTCGCCGCCTGCATCTGGTCGACCTGAACGGCGCCATCGCCGGCAAACCCAAGAACGAAGCCCCCATCAAGGCGATCCTGGACGCTGTCGGCGACGACATCCCCGTACAGATCGGCGGCGGCATCCGCGACCTCGACACCATCGAACGCTACCTCGACGCCGGCATCTCCTACGTGATTATCGGCACCGCCGCGGTCAAGAACCCCGGCTTCCTGCAAGACGCCTGCGGCGCCTTCCCGGGCCAGATCATCGTCGGCCTGGACGCCCGCGACGGCAAGATCGCCACCGACGGCTGGAGCAAGCTGACCCGCCACGACGTGCTCGACCTGGCCAAGAAGTTCGAAGACTACGGCTGCGAAGCCATCATCTACACGGACATCGGCCGCGACGGCATGCTGTCCGGCGTCAACGTCGAAGCCACGGTCCGCTTGGCCCAGCACGTGCGCATCCCGGTCTACGCATCGGGCGGCATCGCCGGCATCCAGGACATCGAAGCCCTCTGCGCCGTCGAGGAAGAAGGCGTCGAAGGCGCCATCCTGGGCCGCAGCATCTACGAAGGCACGCTCGACTTCCAAGCGGCGCAGGCACGCGCCGACGAACTGGCAAAATGACCACTTCCAGCAGCACCCCCGCGGCCGGCGCGCCCGCTCAGAGCGCGCTGACCCGCCGCATCATTCCCTGCCTCGACGTCACTGCGGGCCGCGTCGTCAAGGGCGTGAACTTCGTCAACCTGCTCGATGCCGGCGACCCCGTGGAAATCGCCCGCCGCTACAACGAGCAGGGCGCCGACGAACTCACCTTCCTCGACATCACCGCCACCAGCGATGGCCGCGACCTGATCCTGCCCATCATCGAGCAGGTGGCCTCGCAGGTCTTCATTCCGCTGACAGTGGGCGGCGGCGTGCGCCAGGTATCCGACATCCAGCGCCTGCTGAATGCCGGCGCCGACAAGATCAGCATCAACAGCGCCGCCGTGGCCAATCCGGAACTGGTCCGGGCCGCCTCGGACTACCACGGCTCGCAATGCGTGGTGGTGGCGATCGACGCGCGCCGCGTGTCGGCCGCAGGCGAACCCGCCCGCTGGGAAGTCTTCACCCACGGCGGCCGCAAGGCCACCGGACTGGATGCCGTCGCCTGGGCGCGCCGCATGGCCGCCTACGGCGCTGGCGAAATCCTGTTGACCAGCATGGACCGCGACGGCACCAAGTCCGGCTTCGACCTGGAACTCACGCGCACCGTCTCGGACGCCGTGCCGGTGCCTGTCATCGCCTCCGGCGGCGTGGGCAACCTGCAGCATCTGGCCGACGGCGTCACCGCCGGCCGCGCCAGCGCGGTCCTGGCCGCCAGCATCTTCCACTTCGGCCAGCATACGGTGGGCGAGTGCAAACGGTTCATGGCCGAGCAGGGCATCCCCGTAAGGGTATGACCCACCCCCGAAGCGCCTGCGGCGCTTCGGGAAGCCCCTCTCAGGCGTGCAACAAGGTATTGCCGTAAGATGATGAGTCCCCACGCGCCAGTGGCGGCCAGCAAGCCGCCGCGCGAGGACAACGGATGAATGAGATGAGCAACGAACCCGCCTGGATGGCCGATGTCGTCTTCGACGAAAACGGCCTGATACCCGCCATCGCGCAGGACGCCGAAAACGGCCAGATCATGATGGTGGCCTGGATGAACCGCGAATCGCTCGCCGAAACGGCCGCCACCGGGCGCGCCGTCTACTGGTCGCGTTCCCGCCAGCGCCTGTGGCGCAAGGGCGAAGAGTCCGGCCATTCGCAGGAAGTGCACGAACTGCGCCTGGACTGCGACGGCGACGTGATCCTGCTCAAGATCCATCAGCAGGGCGGCATCGCCTGCCATACCGGACGCGCCAGCTGCTTCTACCGCCGCCTGGAAGGCCAGACCGACCAGGCTTCCTGGATCACGGTGGACCCCGTGCTGAAAGACCCCGAACTGATCTACAAATGACCGCTCAAGCCGCAAGCGCCGCCGACATCCTGGCGCGCATCGCCGATACCCTGGAAACCCGCCGCCCCGAAAACGGCGGCGATCCCTCTGCCTCCTATTCCGCCAAGCTGCTGGCCAAGGGCCCCGACGCCTTTCTCAAGAAGATCGGCGAGGAAGCCACCGAACTGGTCATGGCCGCCAAGGACGGCGTGCCCGACCGCATCGTCAGCGAAACCGCCGACCTGTGGTTCCATTGCCTGGTGGCCCTGACGCATTTCAAGCTGCGGCCCGAGGACGTACTGGCCGAACTGGCTCGCCGCGAAGGCCTGTCCGGCCTGGCGGAAAAGGCGAGCCGCCCGCAAGACTGAACCCGGAACCCGGAAAAATGAGCGACAACTGTCTCTTCTGCAAGATCGCCGCTGGCGAGATCCCGTCCAAGAAGGTCTACGAGGACGAGGACTTTGTTGCGTTCCACGACATCAATCCGGCCGCGCCGGTACATTTATTGCTGATCCCTCGACGTCATGTCACATCCATGCAGGATATTAAGGGGGAGGACGCAGAATGGTTGGGTAGAATGATGTCATTGGCGCCGCGGTTAGCCGCTGAAAACGGTTGCCGTCCGGGCCCTGATGGTGGATTTCGCATCATGATCAATTCTGGCGTCGAAGGCGGCCAGGAAGTCCCGCATCTGCATTTCCACATCATCGGCGGCTCGCGACCCTGGAAAGGGCGCGTGGCTCCCACCGCGTAATTCGGAGAAACATCATGGGTAGTTTCAGCATCTGGCATTGGTTGGTTGTCCTGGTCATCGTGGCGCTGATTTTCGGCACCAAGAAGCTGCGCAACATCGGCTCGGACCTGGGCGGCGCGGTCAAGGGCTTCAAGGAAGGCATGAAGGACGCCAACGGCGACAAGCCGGCCGAACCGATCGCGCAGCAGCGCGTCTCCGGCGAAACCATCGACGTGCAGGCCAAGGAAAAATCCAACTCCTGAGCGCCTGCTCGGCTCCCGGGCCGTCCTGAACAGGCCGGCCCTTATTGCATCCTCTCCCGAGCGGCCGTCGAATGTTTGATGTCAGCTTCACTGAACTGATGGTGATCGGCGTCATCGCCCTGATCGTCATCGGCCCCGAACGCCTGCCCAAGGTTGCCCGCACCGTCGGCCACCTGCTCGGGCGCGCGCAGCGTTACGTCAATGACGTGAAATCCGATATCCAGCGCGAAATCGAGCTCGACGAACTGCGCAAGTTCAAGAGCGAAATGGAAGATGCCGCGCAGGGCGTGCAGCAGTCGCTGAACGAAACCCAGGCCTCGCTGCAGGAACCCGTCCAGCAGTTCCGCGCGGAACTCGACGAAGTCGCGCGCGAAGCCAGCATCAAGGGCGAACCGGCCGCCGCCGGCGACGCGCCCGCCGAGCCCGAGCGCAGCATCGCGCCTCCGCCCGGCCAGAACCACAGCCTGGACCTGGACCTGCCGCCGATGGCCGTGCCCGCTCCCGCCGCAACTCAACCACCGGCGCCCAGCGCGCCCAAGGCCGACGACGCCGCGCCCGCCGCCAAGCCCGTCGCGCCCTCCGGAACACCGACGTGACCCAGGACGCCACCCAAGAAGAGGGCCAGCAGGAGACTTTCATCTCCCACCTGGTCGAATTGCGCACCCGCCTGCTGCGCGCCGTAGGCGCCGTGGTCGTCGTGTTCATCGTGCTGTTCATTTACCCGGGCGCGTCGGCCATCTATGACATCCTGGCCCAGCCCATGCTGGCTTCGCTGCCGGAAGGCACGCGCATGATCGCCACCGGCGTCATCACGCCGTTCATGGTGCCGGTCAAGGTCACGATGATGGCCGCGTTCATCGTGGCGCTGCCCGTGGTGCTGTATCAGGCCTGGGCCTTTGTCGCGCCCGGTCTGTACCGGCACGAGAAGCGCCTGGCGCTGCCCCTCATCGTTTCCAGCACCTTTCTGTTCATCGCGGGCATGGCGTTCTGCTATTTCGTGGTGTTCCGCACGGTATTCCACTTCATTGCCACGTTCGCGCCGCAGTCCATCACGCCCGCGCCTGACATCGAGGCCTACCTGAGCTTCGTCATGACGATGTTCATGGCCTTCGGCATCACCTTCGAAGTGCCCGTGGCCGTGGTGCTGCTGGTGAAGATGGGCGTGGTCGAGCTGTCCAAGCTGAAGGCCGCCCGCGGCTACGTGGTGGTGGGCGCCTTCATCATTGCCGCCGTGGTCACGCCGCCCGACGTGGTCAGCCAGTTCATGTTGGCCGTGCCGCTGTGCCTGCTCTATGAGGTCGGACTGATCTGCGCCCGCCTGGTCACGCCAAAACCGGATGCGCAAAGCGAGGTCGACTCGGACTCGCTGACCGAGCGCCACTGATCCCCTCGGACGGTCCTGCCCACAAAGCAGGACCGTTTCACCTTGTGGGCGGCCCACGGCGACTCTACATTGCCTTCATGTCACTCGCCCAAAGACTGCACACCCTGATGCGATGGCGCGGCATCAAAAGCCAGAACCAGCTGGCGCGCATTTCCGGCGTGCCGCAGTCCTGCATCCATCGAATCCTCATGCGCGAAGACTGCTATTCGCCGTCTCGCGCCACCTTGCTGCGGCTGGCGCGCGCCCTGGACACCAGCGTGCCGTGGCTGACCGACGGCGTGGGGCCGGGCGGGGATGCACCACACAACGGCGCGTCCCCGCCGGACGACGGCCCGGACGGCTATTGCACGGAAATCTGGACGCTGCTGCGCAATCAATC includes these proteins:
- a CDS encoding phosphoribosyl-ATP diphosphatase, which translates into the protein MTAQAASAADILARIADTLETRRPENGGDPSASYSAKLLAKGPDAFLKKIGEEATELVMAAKDGVPDRIVSETADLWFHCLVALTHFKLRPEDVLAELARREGLSGLAEKASRPQD
- the tatC gene encoding twin-arginine translocase subunit TatC, translating into MTQDATQEEGQQETFISHLVELRTRLLRAVGAVVVVFIVLFIYPGASAIYDILAQPMLASLPEGTRMIATGVITPFMVPVKVTMMAAFIVALPVVLYQAWAFVAPGLYRHEKRLALPLIVSSTFLFIAGMAFCYFVVFRTVFHFIATFAPQSITPAPDIEAYLSFVMTMFMAFGITFEVPVAVVLLVKMGVVELSKLKAARGYVVVGAFIIAAVVTPPDVVSQFMLAVPLCLLYEVGLICARLVTPKPDAQSEVDSDSLTERH
- the hisA gene encoding 1-(5-phosphoribosyl)-5-[(5-phosphoribosylamino)methylideneamino]imidazole-4-carboxamide isomerase → MLLIPAIDLKDGRCVRLRQGDLDDATVFSEDPAAMATRWLDQGARRLHLVDLNGAIAGKPKNEAPIKAILDAVGDDIPVQIGGGIRDLDTIERYLDAGISYVIIGTAAVKNPGFLQDACGAFPGQIIVGLDARDGKIATDGWSKLTRHDVLDLAKKFEDYGCEAIIYTDIGRDGMLSGVNVEATVRLAQHVRIPVYASGGIAGIQDIEALCAVEEEGVEGAILGRSIYEGTLDFQAAQARADELAK
- the hisD gene encoding histidinol dehydrogenase, which encodes MALINRLDSRDPGFKSALSTLLAFEAAEDESIDRAAAGILADVRARGDAALVEYTQRFDRIPGASAQTLEIPKADWQAALAALPAAQRNALEAAADRVRSYHERQRAETWTYTDADGTMLGQQVTPLDRVGLYVPGGKAAYPSSVLMNAIPAKVAGVQELIMVTPTPDGVRNPIVLAAAAIAGVDRVFAIGGAQAVGALAYGTATVPAVDKIVGPGNAYVAAAKRRVFGVVGIDMIAGPSEILVICDGKTPADWIAMDLFSQAEHDELAQSILLCPDAAFIEEVQASIERLLPTMPRADILRVSLANRGALILVRDLEEACRIANDIAPEHLEISTEHPEKWTAQIRHAGAIFMGRFSSESLGDYCAGPNHVLPTSRTARFSSPLGVYDFQKRSSLIQVSHQGAQKLGRIAAELALGEGLQAHAASAQYRIDQP
- the hisC gene encoding histidinol-phosphate transaminase encodes the protein MSLLGRIAGTVRADIRELAAYPVANAEGCIKLDAMECPYELPEAVREDIARAVRDTPLNRYPAADLSALQAAVKTAFGVPDAADVLFGNGSDELIHIVVQACCNPGDAVLSPWPSFVYFDMAARFDHARFVGVPLTADLTLDLPAMLAAIREHQPKVVFLAVPNNPTGGLWSDEDVAAIIAAAPGLVVLDEAYQPFADRTWMPQVLDAPNVVVMRTVSKIGLAGLRFGYLAGHPAWIAELNKVRPPYNLDVLTQATLSAVLRHKPVLDAQAARLRADREPLAAALAQLPGVRVFPSAGNFVLARFSGKLDGNAVHLALKTRKILIRNFSNAHPLLANCLRISVGAPAENAALLSALQEILSA
- the hisB gene encoding imidazoleglycerol-phosphate dehydratase HisB codes for the protein MRTAEITRNTNETRIRVAVNIDGTGKQTIDTGVPFLDHMLDQIARHGLIDLDIKAEGDLHIDAHHTVEDVGITLGMAIAKAVGTKAGLRRYGHAYVPLDEALSRVVVDFSGRPGLEYHIPFTRARIGDFDVDLTREFFQGLVNHALITLHIDNLRGVNAHHQAETVFKACGRALRMAMEVDPRMGDVVPSTKGVL
- the hisH gene encoding imidazole glycerol phosphate synthase subunit HisH, whose translation is MTTIAIVDYGMGNFHSVARALKYAAPDADIRICSQPQEIAAADRVVFPGQGAMADCMRTLNESGLREAVVRAAREKPLLGVCVGEQMLFDSSEEGGTACLGLFRGVVRRFSGPGFAEPVSGDDVACLADAGAAGLADTRPERLKVPHMGWNKVRQTRSHPIWAGIPDETHFYFVHSYYADPEDPDLTVGETEYGLAFTCAVAAANIFAVQFHPEKSAEHGLRLYRNFVDWQP
- the hisG gene encoding ATP phosphoribosyltransferase; the protein is MNDATVAPPLTLALSKGRIFEETMPLLAEAGIEVPENPESSRKLILPTSDPGLRLIIVRASDVPTYVQYGAADLGIAGKDVLIEHAKEQPGGLYQPIDLNIAKCRLAVAVRKGFDYEGAVHQGARLRVATKYVQSAREHFAAKGVYVDIIKLYGSMELAPLVGLADCIVDLVSTGGTLRANDLVAVEDIMPISSRLIVNQAALKTRGARLQPLLDAFERAASRNA
- the murA gene encoding UDP-N-acetylglucosamine 1-carboxyvinyltransferase; translated protein: MDKLRITGGSRLQGEISISGAKNSALPILCAGLLTADALTLSNVPHLNDTATMLRLLGRMGVRAERDADGTVTLQANQVDKLEAPYELVKTMRASILVLGPLLARFGEARVSLPGGCSIGQRPVDQHIKGLAALGAEISIEHGFVVARAKRLKGASVRTDMVTVTGTENLLMAAVLADGRTVLENAACEPEVVDLAELLIKMGARIQGHGTSRIVIDGVERLHGAEHRVISDRIEAGTFLCAVGAAGGDIVLHNTDADILGATLGKLTEAGLTIETGPDWIRCAMSSRPRAVGFRTLEYPGFATDMQAQVMALNAVAEGTSVVVETIFENRYMHVQELRRMGADIDIDGHTAIVRGVPKLSGATVMATDLRASASLVIAGLAAEGETLVDRIYHLDRGYDQMEVKLRALGANIQRVTKEQA
- the tatA gene encoding Sec-independent protein translocase subunit TatA, translated to MGSFSIWHWLVVLVIVALIFGTKKLRNIGSDLGGAVKGFKEGMKDANGDKPAEPIAQQRVSGETIDVQAKEKSNS
- a CDS encoding histidine triad nucleotide-binding protein, with translation MSDNCLFCKIAAGEIPSKKVYEDEDFVAFHDINPAAPVHLLLIPRRHVTSMQDIKGEDAEWLGRMMSLAPRLAAENGCRPGPDGGFRIMINSGVEGGQEVPHLHFHIIGGSRPWKGRVAPTA
- a CDS encoding helix-turn-helix domain-containing protein, producing MSLAQRLHTLMRWRGIKSQNQLARISGVPQSCIHRILMREDCYSPSRATLLRLARALDTSVPWLTDGVGPGGDAPHNGASPPDDGPDGYCTEIWTLLRNQSESTKKAILSAVRLMAKDPAAT
- the tatB gene encoding Sec-independent protein translocase protein TatB; its protein translation is MFDVSFTELMVIGVIALIVIGPERLPKVARTVGHLLGRAQRYVNDVKSDIQREIELDELRKFKSEMEDAAQGVQQSLNETQASLQEPVQQFRAELDEVAREASIKGEPAAAGDAPAEPERSIAPPPGQNHSLDLDLPPMAVPAPAATQPPAPSAPKADDAAPAAKPVAPSGTPT
- the hisF gene encoding imidazole glycerol phosphate synthase subunit HisF is translated as MTTSSSTPAAGAPAQSALTRRIIPCLDVTAGRVVKGVNFVNLLDAGDPVEIARRYNEQGADELTFLDITATSDGRDLILPIIEQVASQVFIPLTVGGGVRQVSDIQRLLNAGADKISINSAAVANPELVRAASDYHGSQCVVVAIDARRVSAAGEPARWEVFTHGGRKATGLDAVAWARRMAAYGAGEILLTSMDRDGTKSGFDLELTRTVSDAVPVPVIASGGVGNLQHLADGVTAGRASAVLAASIFHFGQHTVGECKRFMAEQGIPVRV
- the hisI gene encoding phosphoribosyl-AMP cyclohydrolase, with the protein product MSNEPAWMADVVFDENGLIPAIAQDAENGQIMMVAWMNRESLAETAATGRAVYWSRSRQRLWRKGEESGHSQEVHELRLDCDGDVILLKIHQQGGIACHTGRASCFYRRLEGQTDQASWITVDPVLKDPELIYK